The sequence AATACAAGCAGGAAGACATTATCGTTTTTCAAGGCGGCCTTCCGGGATTTCCAGAAGAAACGGAATTTATTTTGTTGCCGTTTAATGAGCAACCGCCCTTTTTTATCCTTCAGTCGGTCCGCACGAAAGAGATTGGTTTTGTTTGCATTAACCCATTTCTGTTTTGGCCGGACTATGAAGTAGAACTGGCTGATTCAGTTGTGCGCCAGCTTCGTGCTGAGTCTGAACAAGACGTCGCTATTTTTGTGCTCCTTACAATCCAGCAGCCTTTCTCGGAAACAACTGCAAATTTAAGAGCTCCAATTGCTATTCATGCAAAAAAGCGCTTTGCTAAGCAACTTATGCTCGATGGAGAACGGTATTCTCTTAAGGCACCTATTCACATGGCTGCTAAAGGAGGGCGATAGCGTGCTTGTTTTGTCAAGAAAGGCAAATGAAGCGATCCGCATTATGGATGATATCGAAATTAAGGTGTTGGCTGTCGAGGGCGACCAAGTAAAGCTTGGCATTTCGGCTCCCAAATCTGTCGATGTCCACCGTGGAGAAGTCTATGAAGCGATACAGGAGGAAAATAAACACGCTGCAAAACCGGTATCTGCAGAAATTTTGCAAGCGTTTATTAACCATGCCAATAAAGCAAGCACCTAACATGAGGGCTTGCTTTTGCTAAAAAACGCTATCGATAGGGACTTCCGAGAAGGGGATGCGTCCTAGCTAAATCAGAGGCTAGGCTACGTACTCGTATACAGAAGATGGCAGTTTCCAGACGGAATTAGTAAATAGGTCTACTGCAAGTGAGGTGCAGCTATGAAAGCTCAATTGTCAGTCGCGCTTTTAACGTTACCGGTGGCAGGGCACCAGCCTAAGGCTTTACAGCAGCAAAATACGAAACAGCCGCTGATTGACGGGACAAAAGCAGCCGCTTTTATTAACGAAACGTCACAACAACTGAACAAAGTCGCAAAACGGTCCCTGAATTTCCACATTCATGAAGAACTCGATCGTGTGTACGTTCAGGTCATAGATGAAGAAACAAACGAAGTTGTCCGCGAAGTGCCCCCTGAAAAAATTCTTGACTTAGTTGCAGCAATGTTAAAATCGGTTGGTTTAATCATTGACCGGCATATTTAGAAAGGAGATGGGACGATGAGACTCACAGGCTTGGCCTCTGGCCTTGACATTGACCAAATGGTAAAAGATTTAATGAGGGCAGAGCGTATGCCCGTTGATAAATTGGAAAAACAACGGACGGAAATAGGTTGGAAAACGGATGCGTATAGGGAAATCAATTTGAAAATGAGAACATTCAACGATTTGATTTTTGATACAGTTTTGCGCGCTTCAAATATGAAAAAGCGCACTGTTTCCTCTTCAAATTCAGACATTGCGACAGCAACAGCTTCCTCATCTGCTGGTAATGCTTCTTTTACGTTAAATGAAGTCAGGCAGCTGGCGACTTCAGCGACTGCGAAAAGCAAAAATCTTAGCAGTTTCACAGAAAAATCACAATTGAAAGAGCTGGATATAAACGACGGGGAGTGGATTGAAGGCAAATTAAAGCGCGAAACTGCCCAAGTTTCCGATGGCAAAGTCCAGCTTAGCGAGGCACCACAGTTTGCTGGAGAGAGCATGCTCATTATTAACGGAAAATCGTACGCCGTCGCAGACAGTCCAGACGATCTCGCAAAAGGGGAGGTCTTTATAAGCGATACAGGTGAAATTACTTTTTCCAGTACCGATAAAGTCACTGGCAAGGTGACAGTCGAGTATATTCAAGCAGACAGTGAAGCGACAGAACGGTATTTGAGTTCGTCGGTTGCGACAATCGGTGCAAATGGCGAAAAAGTGGAGAGTTCGTTTTTCTTTAAAGAATCGGATACGATCGGTACGGTGGTGACAAAACTGCAAAATGCCGGCGCAAAGGTAAACGCCTTTTTTGATGAATATAGTGGCGCCCTCGTCGTAACAAGAAAGGAAACAGGCCATTTTGGCGAAGCTGGCGACAAGGAGCTGATGTTTTCCGGTGCTCTATTTGAGCAGGCATTCGGGCTGAATGACAATATCGAAGCTGGAAAGAATGCAAAGTTTACAGTGAATGGAATTGAGACGGAGCGGACATCGAATACGTTTACATTAAGCGGAATGACGATTACGCTTAAAGATACATCTACGCAAGCGGTGACACTTAGCGCTGCCACAGACGTCGATTCGATCGTCGAGACAATCAAATCGTTTGTTGACGAGTATAATGCTTTAGTGGACCATATGAACGGCAAACTGAACGAAAAATATTACCGTGACTATGACCCGCTGACCGATGAAGAGCGTGATCAGTTATCGGAAAGCGAAGCGAAACGCTGGGAAGAAAAAGCGCAAAGCGGCCTCCTTAGGAGTGACTCTTTATTGCAATCTGCGTTGACGAATATGAGGCAGTCTATTTATGAGCCAGTCGATACAGGAGGCGCTTTTACCCATCTTTCCCAAATCGGCATTACAACGACCAACAACTACAAAGACGGCGGCAAGCTAGAAATAGATGAGGATAAGCTTCGCGCCGCGATCGAAGAAGATGCAGACAGCGTATACGCTATTTTTGCCGGTACAGACAATAGTCCGGGGATGGCGCAAACGTTGCGCACCAATTTGTCAGATAGCATGTCTGCTCTTGCAAGGCGTGCTGGTGGTTCTGAGGGATATTACGAAGAGCACCAATTTACGTTAGGGAAACAAACAAAGGAACTTACAGACCGCATCGCTAATTTTGAACGTCGTCTTGAACAAAAGGAAGCTCGTTACTGGCGCCAGTTTACAGCAATGGAAAAAGCCATGCAGATGGCTAACGCACAAAGCGAGTCGCTTTACAATTTGTTATACGGAAATTAAGGAGGCACTATGAGTTTTACTAAACAAGGCGTGTATAAGCAACAGTCTGTACAAACCGCTTCACCAGGAGAGCTGACGCTTATGTTGTACAATGGTTGCTTAAAGCAAATTCGCCTCGGTAAACAAGCGGCTGAAAACGGAGAAATTGAACAAGCCAATACAGCAATAGGAAAGGCGGAAGCGATCATCCGGGAATTGATGGTCACGCTAAAAACGGACTCTGAGGTAGGCGCCAATATGATGCGGATGTATGAATACATTTTGCATCAGTTGATTAAAGGAAATATAGAGAAGAGCCCAGAGGCACTGGAAGAAGCAGAAACGTACGTGGCTGAATTCCGCAATACGTGGAAGCAAGTGATCCAATTGGAAAGGCAGAATCGCTTCCAAGGGGGACAGGCGAAATGAGCTATGCTTCTGTGAAAGAACGGACAGAGGAGTTGCTTCATTTACTTGCCCGCCCCTTTCCTCAAGAAGATGACGAGCGTGACGATTTCCTGGAGGCTGTCAACTGTTTGCTCGGACTAAGGCAATCAATGATCGAAGCAAGCGCGGGCAGCTTTACTACGGAAGAAGCTTCTTTTTTAATCGAGCAAGATCGTCTTTTAACAGCAAGCTTAAACGCTGTTTCCGCCGTAATTAAACAGGACTTGAAAGAAATTGCTGACCAAAAGCGCCTTCACAAGGGCTACGAGCGAGGGACCATTCTGGCAACAAAAGGAGCGTTTATTGACGAGAAGACCCGCTGAATCACATACCCGAAGCAACGGGCAAAAACCACCCAAATTTGTATCGCGATTTGGGTGGTTTGTTATGGAATCGAAGGGATATCAATGTGCCCGCTATCATTGACTGAAGTCCTTGTGAGTGACATGTCCGTGCGAATAACGGTGTCGTTGTCTTCAAGGATCACTTCAAAAACGGTGTTTGTTTTTTCAAGCAAGAAGCTGTTTTTGTCAATAAACAGCATATAATCTAATTGCGATAATTGGTATTGGTCTGGGATTTCCAGCTTGCTTTCTGTCGGTAGCGCCCGTTCAAGCATATCCATGTTCGCTGCCATTTCTCTCAATGTCTCGCCGCCAGCAGCAACGCTTATCACGTACAAGTCGTCATATTCGCTCACATTGACAAAATCGGAGAACGGTTGCAGAAGTTCAAGTTGATACATCGGAGTCAGCTCCAGCGATACAAACCGTTCACTTGGATCGCCTTTATCGATGGGCAGCCAGCCATCATCGTTTATGTTTGTGTAGAGGCGATCTTTTTCTTTTAATACCTCGACTGTTGCGAGATTTTCTAGTTCCGTCTCCTCTTTTTCCCCTTGTCCCGGTTTAGCAGAAAGAGCTGTATAAAATGTTTCTGGAGAAGCTTTATAGGCAAGATTGCCTTCAATCACATGAATCTGCGGTTCTTCGCCAGGTTCATCTGCAGTCGTTGAAATCGTGTCTGTCGCTTTAAAATTAGCTGTATAGCTATTTAATTGCTCTTCAGCATTTTTCGCTTCTTCAATGATCGATTCTGCATTTAATTTGGAATTGCCATTGTGATTGTCTTGTTGTGATGCAGAACTTTCTTGCACAGGAGCCGAATTGGGGGAGCAGGCTCCGAGAAGGGCGGTAACGACTAAGCTGCAGTAAAGATAGCTTGTGCGTTTCAATGTTTACCACTCCCAGAAGAAATAAATTGAATGCACTTGAATGTTACAATTTGATTACAAGTGCTGGTGCCTATTGTAACAAAGATGAAATCGTTAGGGAATAGGGAATTCGTACTAACAAAGAAAAACTTTAGTGAAAAGGGGGTTCCAATAAAAAAAAACAAAAAAGTTTTCGACATTCTTCATCGCCACGTTCATCTTAAAAAAAGCGCGTTATTATGCCGATTTTCAAGAAAGCGCTCCCAATGAAAAAGATTAGAATCGACATCGATTGACAAGCGTTGGCGTTCTTTGTTAAATAAAGAGTTTGACTTCTAAGAGTTGCGCTGTTATAGTGAAACTGTGGAAAAGCACCACAATGAATTTTCAGTAACGAAGGGAATGTGAAGCATGCAAGGAAAAGTAAAATGGTTCAATGCAGAAAAAGGTTTCGGTTTTATCGAGCGTGAAGACGGAGATGACGTATTCGTTCATTTCTCTGCTATCAACTCTGAAGGATTCAAAACGCTTGACGAAGGTCAAGACGTTGAATTCGAAATCGTTGAAGGCGCACGTGGACCGCAAGCTGCAAATGTTGTTAAGCTTTAATTCACATTCCTGAACGGATATGAATGAATAGCTAATAATCAACCCGCTTTTTTAAAAAAAGCGGGTTTTTTGTCGATCTTTTGTAAAGTTTATTAAGGTTTGAGAAGGAATATTGAAGGGAATTGTAGAAGTAAGCAAGGAAAAGGAGGAGTTCTACATGCATTTTAATATTCGTGGGGAAAACATTGAAGTCACACCTGCCATCCGGGAGTATGTCGAAAAAAAGGTGGGAAAATTGGAGCGTTATTTTGATACCACTCCAACCGCCGATGTAAACGTAAAATTGCAAGTTCTCGGAAGTGGCGAGTCAAGCATCGAAGTCACGATTCCAATGCCAAAGCTTTTGCTTCGTGGGGAAGAAATCAACGCGGATATGTATGCAGCCATCGACATCGTCGTGGAAAAGCTAGAACGCCAAATCCGGAAATATAAAACGAAAGTCAATCGCAAGTTTCGCCAAGAAGGCAGTTTGAAATATATGTTTAAAAATGAATTGGAACCTTTACGAGATGAAGTCGCTGAAGACGATGAACTTGAAGTTGTACGCACTAAACGCTTTAATTTGAAGCCGATGGATGCGGAAGAGGCGATTTTGCAAATGGATTTACTCGGGCATAATTTCTTTGTTTTTTCAGATGCAGAGAGCGGCAGCACAAATGTTGTTTACCGCCGCAAAGACGGGAAATACGGCTTAATTGAACCTGAAGCGTAAGAGCAGGGAGAAAAAGAGCATCCGCGGATGCTCTTTTTGCTGCTGTAGACTGTTGAAAACATGGAGTTTCATAGGGCTGCTGCCTTGTAAGCGACCGTTAGAACTGCTAATATAGAAATGATAAACGTATCATAAAGATAGGTGCAAGTCGAGGGATTTGCAGTCGCGGAGAGCAATGCCGCCAAGAGAGGAAGATGATGATGCTTGGATTACTTCGAAAAATAGTCGGCGATCCAGCCCAAAAACAATTAAAGAAAAACGAAAAAATCGTCGATCAAGTCGAGGCGCTAGCAGATGAAATGAAGCAGCTTTCTGACGAACAATTAAAGAACAAAACAGCTGAATTCAAGGCAAAGCTAGAAGAAGGCGCTTCTCTTAACGATATAGTAGTTCCTGCGCTTGCAGTTGCTCGTGAAGCTGCGGGCAGGGTGTTAAATGAGTATCCATACCGCGTCCAGTTGCTCGGTGCACTGGCGCTGCACCAAGGCAATATTGCCGAAATGAAAACAGGGGAAGGGAAAACGCTCGTCGGCACAATTGCCGTCTATGTCCAAGCCCTGGAGGGAAAAGGCGTTCATATTGTAACGGTCAATAACTACTTAGCCCGCCGCGACTTAGAAAACTATGGGCGGATTTTTCAATTCTTAGGGTTGACAGTAGGATTGAATGAAAACGGCCTTACGAGAGAAGAAAAACAAAAAGCATATGCCGCTGATGTGACGTACAGCACAAATAATGAGCTTGGGTTTGATTATTTGCGTGATAACATGGTGCTTTACAAAGAACAAATGGTGCAACGGCCGCTCCATTTTGCGTTAATCGATGAAGTTGACTCGATTTTAATTGATGAAGCACGGACGCCGCTAATTATTTCTGGTTCTGTTGAACGGAAAACAAAACTTTATGGACAAGCCAATACATTTGTGCGCGTTTTAAAGCGCGATGCTGATTACACATACGATGAAAAAACAAAATCTGTCCAGTTGACGGATGAAGGTGTCAATAAAGCAGAGCGCGCGTTTAACATCGACAACCTTTACGATCAAAAGCATGTCCAACTGAACCATCATATTAACCAATCGTTAAAAGCCCATGTGGCCATGCACCGTGATGCTGACTATGTCGTAGAAGACGGCGAAGTCGTAATCGTTGACCAGTTTACGGGTCGTTTAATGAAAGGAAGGCGTTATAGCGACGGACTTCACCAAGCGCTAGAAGCAAAAGAAGGTTTAGAGGTGCAGCGCGAAAGCATCACGCTAGCATCGATTACATTCCAAAACTATTTCCGTATGTACCAAAAGCTCGCAGGAATGACGGGGACGGCTAAGACGGAGGAAGAAGAGTTCCGCAATATTTACGGCATGGACGTAATGGTCATTCCGACCAATAAACCGGTTGCTCGGGAAGACCGCCCTGA is a genomic window of Shouchella clausii containing:
- the hpf gene encoding ribosome hibernation-promoting factor, HPF/YfiA family; translated protein: MHFNIRGENIEVTPAIREYVEKKVGKLERYFDTTPTADVNVKLQVLGSGESSIEVTIPMPKLLLRGEEINADMYAAIDIVVEKLERQIRKYKTKVNRKFRQEGSLKYMFKNELEPLRDEVAEDDELEVVRTKRFNLKPMDAEEAILQMDLLGHNFFVFSDAESGSTNVVYRRKDGKYGLIEPEA
- the fliD gene encoding flagellar filament capping protein FliD → MRLTGLASGLDIDQMVKDLMRAERMPVDKLEKQRTEIGWKTDAYREINLKMRTFNDLIFDTVLRASNMKKRTVSSSNSDIATATASSSAGNASFTLNEVRQLATSATAKSKNLSSFTEKSQLKELDINDGEWIEGKLKRETAQVSDGKVQLSEAPQFAGESMLIINGKSYAVADSPDDLAKGEVFISDTGEITFSSTDKVTGKVTVEYIQADSEATERYLSSSVATIGANGEKVESSFFFKESDTIGTVVTKLQNAGAKVNAFFDEYSGALVVTRKETGHFGEAGDKELMFSGALFEQAFGLNDNIEAGKNAKFTVNGIETERTSNTFTLSGMTITLKDTSTQAVTLSAATDVDSIVETIKSFVDEYNALVDHMNGKLNEKYYRDYDPLTDEERDQLSESEAKRWEEKAQSGLLRSDSLLQSALTNMRQSIYEPVDTGGAFTHLSQIGITTTNNYKDGGKLEIDEDKLRAAIEEDADSVYAIFAGTDNSPGMAQTLRTNLSDSMSALARRAGGSEGYYEEHQFTLGKQTKELTDRIANFERRLEQKEARYWRQFTAMEKAMQMANAQSESLYNLLYGN
- a CDS encoding DUF6612 family protein; this translates as MKRTSYLYCSLVVTALLGACSPNSAPVQESSASQQDNHNGNSKLNAESIIEEAKNAEEQLNSYTANFKATDTISTTADEPGEEPQIHVIEGNLAYKASPETFYTALSAKPGQGEKEETELENLATVEVLKEKDRLYTNINDDGWLPIDKGDPSERFVSLELTPMYQLELLQPFSDFVNVSEYDDLYVISVAAGGETLREMAANMDMLERALPTESKLEIPDQYQLSQLDYMLFIDKNSFLLEKTNTVFEVILEDNDTVIRTDMSLTRTSVNDSGHIDIPSIP
- the csrA gene encoding carbon storage regulator CsrA, with translation MLVLSRKANEAIRIMDDIEIKVLAVEGDQVKLGISAPKSVDVHRGEVYEAIQEENKHAAKPVSAEILQAFINHANKAST
- a CDS encoding cold shock domain-containing protein, with translation MQGKVKWFNAEKGFGFIEREDGDDVFVHFSAINSEGFKTLDEGQDVEFEIVEGARGPQAANVVKL
- the fliW gene encoding flagellar assembly protein FliW, whose product is MQLETSYLGTVEYKQEDIIVFQGGLPGFPEETEFILLPFNEQPPFFILQSVRTKEIGFVCINPFLFWPDYEVELADSVVRQLRAESEQDVAIFVLLTIQQPFSETTANLRAPIAIHAKKRFAKQLMLDGERYSLKAPIHMAAKGGR
- a CDS encoding flagellar protein FlaG is translated as MKAQLSVALLTLPVAGHQPKALQQQNTKQPLIDGTKAAAFINETSQQLNKVAKRSLNFHIHEELDRVYVQVIDEETNEVVREVPPEKILDLVAAMLKSVGLIIDRHI
- the fliS gene encoding flagellar export chaperone FliS, with protein sequence MSFTKQGVYKQQSVQTASPGELTLMLYNGCLKQIRLGKQAAENGEIEQANTAIGKAEAIIRELMVTLKTDSEVGANMMRMYEYILHQLIKGNIEKSPEALEEAETYVAEFRNTWKQVIQLERQNRFQGGQAK